In one window of Bombus vancouverensis nearcticus chromosome 10, iyBomVanc1_principal, whole genome shotgun sequence DNA:
- the LOC117163381 gene encoding uncharacterized protein C05D11.1 isoform X2: MTTAGSEGFLSLMPIYLDHILYPTLTDAGFLTEIHHINGEGEDAGVVYSEMQGKENVGEYLVYVEMFRAMFPGRCGYKSIVGGALKNLRESTTNEKVRQYHQEFYRPENLTIVITGQVKHADVFKALQIIEKKIISKGNRGFFKRPWQDPVPPLTESIDLDVYYPCDDEDNGVVDVAWRGSSPITNMYELIGCTLLLKYLTDTSVSPLQKEFVEIDDAYASNVGYSYGAYTVSILYLTFESVPKSKIPLIKDQLLKVLNDVHKKGIDMKRMKTVVHRRILEDLSSLESEPHETIAYMLFGYALYGNTKEDLDQRTNQVQALKKLETEPESYWLNLLKTYLLESPFVLVKGIPSLKKRHELTEKEKDRVAKQIENLSKEELQKKEKELQEAVAKNDIPVPDEILSSVPIPSTHLINFHYIKSYTTESSKQHSRFDVSKLPFYTYLDHVNTNFVYMFVIMNTSDIKKEYKLYIPLLLEIIMECPVMRNSQLIPYEEIVAELEADTISNDTNLGVFNSSRFSCGPYSYTALLILHLEMEKYEKGVQWIKELLYETKLTPDRLKITATKMVNDVAQFKRQGNKIVNDLMQELIYNKESNPYISNMLRQQKFLNHVLERLRDETDQKKVISEIESVREVLTTPKNMVLYMATNVDKLTAQVPNVYSPWNTYFSTFGTSSKTKLEAIPDSTFINSPDEIPLKGCVTGLGSIESSYLCQSCSCINDYHSPDLAPLLVCIQYLTQLEGPMWRLIRGQGLSYGYHIYTKPNEGLLYLSFYKSTNIVAAYKEAKSIVEIHICENKWERLLFESAKSCLIFEIIEKEQCVGDVVQQSLLSYFKNVPHDYTQQMVQRVSEVTIEDMTRIASQYLKPLFDPEQCKTTIVCHPSKVPEIVDAFKTLNHDLKSYTTLEESYLND; encoded by the exons ATGACAACTGCTGGAAGTGAAGGATTTTTATCTTTAATGCCCATATATTTAGATCATATACTTTATCCAACACTCAcg gaTGCAGGTTTCCTTACTGAAATACATCATATTAATGGTGAAGGGGAAGATGCAGGTGTGGTCTATTCTGAAATGCAAGGAAAAGAAAATGTAGGAGAATATTTGGTATACGTAGAAATGTTTAGAGCAATGTTCCCTGGACGATGTGGTTACAAATCTATTGTTGGAg GAGCATTGAAAAATCTAAGAGAAAGTACTACTAATGAAAAGGTTAGGCAATACCATCAAGAATTTTATAGGCCTGAGAATTTGACAATAGTAATCACTGGCCAAGTGAAACATGCAGATGTGTTCAAagcgttacaaattatagaaaagaaaataatatcaaaa GGAAATAGAGGTTTCTTTAAAAGACCTTGGCAGGATCCTGTACCACCCCTCACTGAAAGTATAGATTTAGACGTGTATTATCCTTGTGATGATGAAGATAATGGAGTAGTAGATGTTGCTTGGAGAGGATCGTCTCCTATTACCAATATGTATGAGCTTATCGGTTGTACATTACTTTTAAAATATCTCACGGATACATCAGTTAGTCCACTGCAGAAAGAATTTGTTGAAATTGATGATGCATATGCCAGTAATGTTGGCTATTCTTATGGTGCATATACAGTATCTATACTATACCTTACATTTGAAAGTGTACCAAAATCAAAAATTCCTCTGATAAAAGATCAGCTGTTAAAAGTATTAAATGATGTGCATAAGAAAGGTATTGATATGAAACGAATGAAGACAGTTGTTCATAGACGTATCCTTGAAGATTTGAGTAGTTTAGAAAGTGAACCGCATGAGACAATTGCATATATGCTTTTTGGATATGCACTTTATGGTAATACTAAAGAAGAT TTGGATCAGAGGACCAATCAGGtacaagctcttaaaaaattagaaactgAACCTGAATCTTACTggttaaatttgttaaaaacaTATCTTCTTGAGTCTCCATTTGTATTAGTTAAAGGAATTCCCAGTTTGAAAAAAAGACACGAATTAACTGAGAAAGAGAAAGACCGAGTGGCtaaacaaattgaaaatttaagCAAAGAGGAGctccaaaagaaagaaaaagaactgCAAGAAGCAGTTGCTAAAAATGAT ATACCAGTACCAGATGAAATATTAAGTTCTGTTCCTATCCCATCTACTCATCTTATCAATTTCCACTACATCAAGAGTTATACAACAGAAAGCAGTAAGCAACATTCCAGATTTGATGTATCAAAGTTGccattttatacatatttggATCACGTTAATACAAACTTTGTTTAT ATGTTTGTTATTATGAATACTTCagatattaaaaaagaatataaactTTATATTCCTTTATTATTGGAAATAATAATGGAGTGTCCAGTAATGAGGAATAGTCAACTCATTCCATATGAAGAAATTGTAGCTGAATTGGAAGCAGATACCATAAGTAATGATACTAACCTCGGAGTTTTTAATTCTTCGAGGTTTTCATGTGGACCATACAGTTATACTGCTCTGTTAATACTTCAT CTTGAAATGGAAAAATATGAGAAGGGTGTACAATGGATTAAAGAACTTTTATACGAAACTAAATTAACTCCAGATAGATTAAAAATTACAGCTACAAAAATGGTAAACGATGTCGCCCAATTTAAAAGACAAGGGAATAAAATTGTGAATGATTTAATGCAAGAACTGATATATAATAAAG agaGCAATCCTTATATATCTAACATGTTACGGCAACAGAAATTTCTTAATCATGTTTTGGAACGCTTACGTGATGAAACAGACCAGAAAAAAGTTATTTCAGAAATTGAATCTGTTAGAGAAGTGTTAACAACACCTAAAAATATGGTATTGTACATGGCAACTAATGTGGATAAATTAACTGCTCAAGTACCAAATGTTTATAGCCCATGGAATACATACTTTTCTACATTTGGTACATCAAGCAAGACTAA ACTTGAAGCCATTCCTGATTCAACATTCATAAATTCTCCAGATGAGATTCCATTGAAGGGTTGCGTTACAGGACTAGGTTCCATAGAATCTTCCTATTTATGTCAAAGCTGCTCATGTATAAATGATTATCATAGTCCAGATTTAGCCCCTTTGCTTGTTTGTATACAATATTTAACTCAATTagag GGCCCTATGTGGAGACTTATTAGAGGTCAGGGTCTATCTTATGGGTATCATATCTATACCAAACCAAATGAAGGCCTgttatatttatcattttataaaTCCACAAATATTGTAGCAGCATACAAAGAAGCAAAATCGATTGTA GAGATTCATATTTGTGAAAATAAATGGGAAAGATTACTTTTTGAATCGGCAAAATCttgtttaatatttgaaattattgaGAAAGAGCAGTGTGTTGGAGACGTAGTACAACAGTCATTATTGTCTTATTTTAAAAATGTACCACATGATTACACTCAACAAATGGTACAACGTGTATCTGAAGTAACAATTGAGGATATGACTCGTATAGCATCTCAATATTTAAAACCATTATTTGATCCAGAACAATGTAAAACAACTATTGTATGTCATCCATCTAAAGTACCAGAAATTGTTGATGCATTTAAAAC ACTCAATCACGATCTTAAATCATACACTACTCTTGAAGAAAGTTACCTAAATGAttag
- the LOC117163381 gene encoding uncharacterized protein C05D11.1 isoform X1 has product MAPVDNSPRENMGAFDFIYSIRVNDIIPVHIYKSRDTGITVCIADVEGPVVNGYLCLATEAHDDDGLPHTLEHLVFLGSEDYPYKGVLDLLANRCLASGTNAATQVDFTFYTMTTAGSEGFLSLMPIYLDHILYPTLTDAGFLTEIHHINGEGEDAGVVYSEMQGKENVGEYLVYVEMFRAMFPGRCGYKSIVGGALKNLRESTTNEKVRQYHQEFYRPENLTIVITGQVKHADVFKALQIIEKKIISKGNRGFFKRPWQDPVPPLTESIDLDVYYPCDDEDNGVVDVAWRGSSPITNMYELIGCTLLLKYLTDTSVSPLQKEFVEIDDAYASNVGYSYGAYTVSILYLTFESVPKSKIPLIKDQLLKVLNDVHKKGIDMKRMKTVVHRRILEDLSSLESEPHETIAYMLFGYALYGNTKEDLDQRTNQVQALKKLETEPESYWLNLLKTYLLESPFVLVKGIPSLKKRHELTEKEKDRVAKQIENLSKEELQKKEKELQEAVAKNDIPVPDEILSSVPIPSTHLINFHYIKSYTTESSKQHSRFDVSKLPFYTYLDHVNTNFVYMFVIMNTSDIKKEYKLYIPLLLEIIMECPVMRNSQLIPYEEIVAELEADTISNDTNLGVFNSSRFSCGPYSYTALLILHLEMEKYEKGVQWIKELLYETKLTPDRLKITATKMVNDVAQFKRQGNKIVNDLMQELIYNKESNPYISNMLRQQKFLNHVLERLRDETDQKKVISEIESVREVLTTPKNMVLYMATNVDKLTAQVPNVYSPWNTYFSTFGTSSKTKLEAIPDSTFINSPDEIPLKGCVTGLGSIESSYLCQSCSCINDYHSPDLAPLLVCIQYLTQLEGPMWRLIRGQGLSYGYHIYTKPNEGLLYLSFYKSTNIVAAYKEAKSIVEIHICENKWERLLFESAKSCLIFEIIEKEQCVGDVVQQSLLSYFKNVPHDYTQQMVQRVSEVTIEDMTRIASQYLKPLFDPEQCKTTIVCHPSKVPEIVDAFKTLNHDLKSYTTLEESYLND; this is encoded by the exons aTGGCGCCGGTAGACAATTCACCAAGAGAAAACATGGGAGCGTTTGATTTTATATATTCGATAAGAGTAAATGATATAATACCGGTACACATTTACAAATCTAGAGATACTGGAATTACGGTTTGTATAGCGGACGTTGAAGGACCTGTTGTAAATGGTTACTTGTGTCTCG cTACTGAAGCGCATGATGATGATGGATTACCACACACATTGGAACACCTTGTTTTCCTGGGCAGTGAGGACTATCCGTACAAAGGTGTTTTAGATCTATTGGCTAATAGGTGCTTGGCATCAGGTACCAATGCTGCAACACAAGTTGATTTTACTTTCTATACCATGACAACTGCTGGAAGTGAAGGATTTTTATCTTTAATGCCCATATATTTAGATCATATACTTTATCCAACACTCAcg gaTGCAGGTTTCCTTACTGAAATACATCATATTAATGGTGAAGGGGAAGATGCAGGTGTGGTCTATTCTGAAATGCAAGGAAAAGAAAATGTAGGAGAATATTTGGTATACGTAGAAATGTTTAGAGCAATGTTCCCTGGACGATGTGGTTACAAATCTATTGTTGGAg GAGCATTGAAAAATCTAAGAGAAAGTACTACTAATGAAAAGGTTAGGCAATACCATCAAGAATTTTATAGGCCTGAGAATTTGACAATAGTAATCACTGGCCAAGTGAAACATGCAGATGTGTTCAAagcgttacaaattatagaaaagaaaataatatcaaaa GGAAATAGAGGTTTCTTTAAAAGACCTTGGCAGGATCCTGTACCACCCCTCACTGAAAGTATAGATTTAGACGTGTATTATCCTTGTGATGATGAAGATAATGGAGTAGTAGATGTTGCTTGGAGAGGATCGTCTCCTATTACCAATATGTATGAGCTTATCGGTTGTACATTACTTTTAAAATATCTCACGGATACATCAGTTAGTCCACTGCAGAAAGAATTTGTTGAAATTGATGATGCATATGCCAGTAATGTTGGCTATTCTTATGGTGCATATACAGTATCTATACTATACCTTACATTTGAAAGTGTACCAAAATCAAAAATTCCTCTGATAAAAGATCAGCTGTTAAAAGTATTAAATGATGTGCATAAGAAAGGTATTGATATGAAACGAATGAAGACAGTTGTTCATAGACGTATCCTTGAAGATTTGAGTAGTTTAGAAAGTGAACCGCATGAGACAATTGCATATATGCTTTTTGGATATGCACTTTATGGTAATACTAAAGAAGAT TTGGATCAGAGGACCAATCAGGtacaagctcttaaaaaattagaaactgAACCTGAATCTTACTggttaaatttgttaaaaacaTATCTTCTTGAGTCTCCATTTGTATTAGTTAAAGGAATTCCCAGTTTGAAAAAAAGACACGAATTAACTGAGAAAGAGAAAGACCGAGTGGCtaaacaaattgaaaatttaagCAAAGAGGAGctccaaaagaaagaaaaagaactgCAAGAAGCAGTTGCTAAAAATGAT ATACCAGTACCAGATGAAATATTAAGTTCTGTTCCTATCCCATCTACTCATCTTATCAATTTCCACTACATCAAGAGTTATACAACAGAAAGCAGTAAGCAACATTCCAGATTTGATGTATCAAAGTTGccattttatacatatttggATCACGTTAATACAAACTTTGTTTAT ATGTTTGTTATTATGAATACTTCagatattaaaaaagaatataaactTTATATTCCTTTATTATTGGAAATAATAATGGAGTGTCCAGTAATGAGGAATAGTCAACTCATTCCATATGAAGAAATTGTAGCTGAATTGGAAGCAGATACCATAAGTAATGATACTAACCTCGGAGTTTTTAATTCTTCGAGGTTTTCATGTGGACCATACAGTTATACTGCTCTGTTAATACTTCAT CTTGAAATGGAAAAATATGAGAAGGGTGTACAATGGATTAAAGAACTTTTATACGAAACTAAATTAACTCCAGATAGATTAAAAATTACAGCTACAAAAATGGTAAACGATGTCGCCCAATTTAAAAGACAAGGGAATAAAATTGTGAATGATTTAATGCAAGAACTGATATATAATAAAG agaGCAATCCTTATATATCTAACATGTTACGGCAACAGAAATTTCTTAATCATGTTTTGGAACGCTTACGTGATGAAACAGACCAGAAAAAAGTTATTTCAGAAATTGAATCTGTTAGAGAAGTGTTAACAACACCTAAAAATATGGTATTGTACATGGCAACTAATGTGGATAAATTAACTGCTCAAGTACCAAATGTTTATAGCCCATGGAATACATACTTTTCTACATTTGGTACATCAAGCAAGACTAA ACTTGAAGCCATTCCTGATTCAACATTCATAAATTCTCCAGATGAGATTCCATTGAAGGGTTGCGTTACAGGACTAGGTTCCATAGAATCTTCCTATTTATGTCAAAGCTGCTCATGTATAAATGATTATCATAGTCCAGATTTAGCCCCTTTGCTTGTTTGTATACAATATTTAACTCAATTagag GGCCCTATGTGGAGACTTATTAGAGGTCAGGGTCTATCTTATGGGTATCATATCTATACCAAACCAAATGAAGGCCTgttatatttatcattttataaaTCCACAAATATTGTAGCAGCATACAAAGAAGCAAAATCGATTGTA GAGATTCATATTTGTGAAAATAAATGGGAAAGATTACTTTTTGAATCGGCAAAATCttgtttaatatttgaaattattgaGAAAGAGCAGTGTGTTGGAGACGTAGTACAACAGTCATTATTGTCTTATTTTAAAAATGTACCACATGATTACACTCAACAAATGGTACAACGTGTATCTGAAGTAACAATTGAGGATATGACTCGTATAGCATCTCAATATTTAAAACCATTATTTGATCCAGAACAATGTAAAACAACTATTGTATGTCATCCATCTAAAGTACCAGAAATTGTTGATGCATTTAAAAC ACTCAATCACGATCTTAAATCATACACTACTCTTGAAGAAAGTTACCTAAATGAttag